The following proteins are encoded in a genomic region of Ovis canadensis isolate MfBH-ARS-UI-01 breed Bighorn chromosome 12, ARS-UI_OviCan_v2, whole genome shotgun sequence:
- the HES5 gene encoding transcription factor HES-5, giving the protein MGRRLCAARAVIGRGVWERPRHPGPRRQPAARAYIGAGVRASPGRASSAPCRLAASPLPAPGMAPSTVAVELLSPKEKNRLRKPVVEKMRRDRINSSIEQLKLLLEQEFARHQPNSKLEKADILEMAVSYLKHSKAFAAAAAGPKSLHQDYSEGYSWCLQEAVQFLTLHAASDTQMKLLYHFQRPPAATAAPAKEPKAPSPAPAPAPAKAAAAAVARQPACGLWRPW; this is encoded by the exons ATGGGCCGGCGCCTTTGTGCGGCCCGCGCCGTCATTGGCCGCGGAGTGTGGGAACGGCCGCGGCACCCGGGCCCCAGGCGCCAGCCCGCCGCCCGTGCCTATATAGGGGCCGGGGTCCGCGCCAGCCCGGGACGCGCCAGCTCCGCTCCCTGCCGCCTTGCCGCCTCGCCTCTCCCAGCGCCAGGCATGGCTCCCAGCACCGTGGCCGTGGAGCTGCTCAGCCCCAAAGAGAAAAACCGA ctGCGGAAACCGGTGGTGGAAAAGATGCGCCGCGACCGCATCAACAGCAGCATCGAGCAGTTGAAGCTGCTGCTGGAGCAGGAGTTCGCGCGCCACCAGCCCAACTCCAAGCTGGAGAAGGCCGACATCCTGGAGATGGCCGTCAGTTACCTGAAACACAGCAAAG ccttcgccgccgccgccgccggccccaAGAGCTTGCACCAGGACTACAGCGAAGGCTACTCGTGGTGCCTGCAGGAGGCCGTGCAGTTCCTGACGCTGCACGCGGCCAGCGACACGCAGATGAAGCTGCTGTACCATTTCCAGCGACCCCCGGCCGCAACCGCCGCGCCCGCCAAGGAGCCCAAGGCGCCCAGCCCCGCGCCCGCGCCTGCCCCGGCCAAGGCCGCCGCTGCTGCCGTTGCGCGACAGCCCGCCTGTGGCCTCTGGCGGCCTTGGTGA